Genomic window (Candidatus Rokuibacteriota bacterium):
ATCGTGCTCACCGTCGAGTTCCTGAGCGGCCGGTCGTTCTTGTAGATGGAGTGGTACCAGTTCGGGAACGGCCCGCGCTCCTCGGCCAGCTTGGCCGACTGGTCGTGCCCCTTCTCCTCGATGAAGGCCATGAGCTGATCGGCCAGCTCGAGGGCCGCCTGGCTGTCGTAGGGGATCCCCATGACAAAGAGGAGGTCCGCCCACCCCATGACCCCGAGCCCGATCCGCCGGTTCGACTTCACGGTGACGTCGATCTCGGGGAGCGGGTACGGGTTCATCTCGATGACGTCGTCCAGGAAGCGGACGGAGAGCCGCACCACCCGCTCCAGCTCCTCCCAGTCGATGCTCCACTCGCCGCTGGGCGCGCGCTTGGCGAACTTGGAGACGTTGATGCTACCCAAGTTACATGCTTCGTTCGGTAAGAGGGGTTGTTCCCCGCACCCTCGGCTCACATAGCCCTCGGTGATCCACGTATCTGTTTCCGGTTCATAGAGATCGTATGTGGTTTCCACGCCAGCCGACTCAACGCTAAGGATCTTCGCTCTGCCACGGATGCCATCATGCAGCGTAGCAACTTCATCGCCAGGACGGCATCGATCGAGCCGGATCGGGCCAAAGCCCGCACCCTCTCGATACACATAGAATTGATGACCGGCGGTGACCCGGAGGGTCCCCCCGTCCGAAAACCGAAGGCGAAAGACTGGCGTATCGCGATAGGTTTCCACTCGCTCGACAGGGCGGGGACCTTTGACGCTGGCGATGAGGTCCCCGGGCCGGATGGTGTCAACCCGACGCAACCCTTCCGGGGTGGCCACCAGGGTGTCGCCCGTCACGCAAGGATTAGTCGCCTCGACCATCCCCACCTCCGGCGTCGGGTTCGCTGGGCTCTTGTTGATCCGGTCGATGAAGACCATCCCCGGGTCGCCGGTGCGCCACGCCGCGCTCACGATGCGATTGAACACCTCGCGCGCCGAGAGCGTCCCTGTCACCTTCCCCGAGCGCGGGTTGACCAGCTCGTACTCCTCGCCGCGGGCCAGCGCCTCCATGAAGCGGTCCGTCGCGGCGACCGAGATGTTGAAGTTGGTGATCCCGCCGTCGAGCTTGCACTCGATGAACTCCAGGATGTCCGGGTGGTCAACCTTGAGGATCCCCATGTTCGCGCCGCGACGGGTGTTATGGCTGACGAACCCGTTCGCGATGTACGTATTATTCTCCGGCACCGAGAGGTCCAGGGTCAGGGACTCGCCCTCCTCGATCTTCGCGACCTGGTCATAGAACTGGTCGTTCGACAGAAACCACGCGAGCGTCGGGTGGGCTGCAACCTCAGGATGCACCGCCGCGAGCTTCTGAAGCCGCGAGCGCATCAGGTGCCGCGGCGCCGCCACGCGCGGGAAGTAGTGCTGGAGCGCCCGGTAGAGCTTCCGATTCGCACCGCGGAGGCCCCGGTTGGGGCCGCTACCGCGCCCGGGTCCGCCATAGAGCGAGCGGAGCAGCGCACCCTGGAAGGGAATCACATCGTTAAACTCCCAGGCCTTCTCGAAGCCGCGCTGAAGCCGCGCGGCCTTGGCGGCAGAAAAGAACCCGATCTCCCCGGCGAAGACCCGAAGCCCATCGTGGGTAATAACCCGCAGGCGATGGAGCGGATGCTGCCCGAACGCGCCCCTGCGCCTGGTAACGACGCTCACACCCGACGGCACTCCGAGGGCGAGCAAGAGCTGCTGGACGTCTTCAACCAGGGCCTTCGACGTGCTCGAGAGGGAGGGGTATCCATCCTTGGAAACCGTTCCGTCAGCGGTGAAGAGCCCCCGGAGCAGGCCCCGAGCGAACTCCGGCCCCGCGCAAAACGCCAGCTCAGGCAGGCGCGCATCGAGCGAAGATCGCTTCTCAACGCCCACCGCCCTGAGCCAGGCGACCAGGGTCGTAGAGTTGAAGAAGTAGTTCTCGCTAGCATCACCCGGTCGCGTCTGCCGGACGGGGCGGAGGCCGAAGAGCCGCTCTCCGAGTTCGAGCAGCCGGTGAGCGACATCGGGCTCCACCTGGCTGACCGTCATCACGCGGCCCGTTCCCCGCTTGTTCACCGACACCGCGCCGTCCCCGAGGAAGTATCCGATGAACTCCCCCAATTCCCCCGTTGGCGCGTCGGGGATCCGGATCGGTGTCGCGTTCGGATGGCGCTCAAAGCGAAAGTCAGGGAAGCGGAACCCTTTCGCCGGCAGATAGGTGCGCTTCTGGAGCGCCACCCAATCGCCGACCTTGATGTCTTCGAGTGCCTTCCACACGTAGCGCCCGTCCTCATCGACGACCCTCAGGCGATGCGCGTAAGTGGCGCAGACCGAATAGCCGTGTCGGGTCCGGATCCGGCGCACGAGCGCGACACCGTGGTTGTAGAACTCGTCGGACTGCTTCGGACCCTCATCGGTAGCGACAAAGAGAGGTCCCTCTCCGTGCGGATGCCAACTGTCAGGGGAGGCCTCGGCAGGACCGAGGTGCCTGATCTCGACGAGACCCCTGTTCGTGGCCACTCGCGTGTTGGGGGTCACGCATCCGCCCTGTTTCACGGCTTCAGTGGCGCCGTTGAAGACGCGGAGGAAGGAGACGGGACCCGAGGCTTTGCCTCCAGTCGAGGACACGACGTCGTCCTTCGGGCGGAGCCGCGAGAACGCAAAACCGGTTCCGCCGCCACTTTTATGAATTATCGCGGCAGCCTTCACCGCGTCGAAGATCTCCTCCATCGAGTCACCCACCGGAAGGACGTAGCAGGCCGAGTACTGGAGCTGGTTCCCCTTGCCGGCGTTCATGAGCGTGGGAGAATTCGGCAACAGGAAACCGTCGACCATCAGGTCGTAGAAGGCCGCGGCGACCTCCTGGACCGCCCCCGGGCTCTTTCCCCAGCGCTCTTCGGCCTGGGCCAGGCACTGGGCCACCCGCCAGCACATCTCTTCGGGGGTCTCCAGGACCTCATCACCCTTGCGCGTCAGGTAGCGCTCCCTGAGCACGCGCAGCGCGGGTTCGGTCCACTTTCCGACTCTTGAAGGGCGCGTGGCGGAGAACATACGGCCTCCCTCTCTCGGGTCTGAAGTTAGCCTGCCAGGTGGTCCGCGCCTGGGCGACGCCGGCGCCAGGAAGAAGCGCTCTCCCTTTTAGGAAACCTGAGCCGGTCCATGGTCCCGAACGGTGTACGAACCTTCCAAGCACAATATTGTGTAGCGAAGCGTAGCCTACCATACAAGATTTAGCGGGAGTCAAGAAAAAAGTGCTGAGTGACCAAGTCCGGGTGAGCACATTCACAAGCGTTGCCTTGACAGTGGCCCGGAGAGCCGACACAATACCCGGTACTGACCGGTCAGTTCCATTTTTTATGGCTCCAGAGCCCCTCGCCCCGTGGCGCGAAAAGAAGCGCCGGCACATCCTGGAGGTCGCCTCCCGGATCTTCTCGGCCCACAACTACCACGCGGTCAGCATGGACCAGGTGGCCCGCCGGGCCCGGGTCGGCAAGGGCACCCTCTACCGCTACTTCGATTCCAAGGAGGACCTCTACCTCGCGCTGCTCGACTCAGCGCTCCTCCTCCTGACCGAGCGGCTCGAGGAGGAGGAGAAGGCCGCCTTGCCTCCTGACCAGACCCTCGCCCGAATGGTGGGCGCCATCGTCCATACCTTCAGCGAGCACCTGGCCTCTTTCCGGATCCTGAACGGCGACGAGGCCCGGCTGATGGTGAGGAAGCGTGAGCTGTTCCAGGCCCGGCGGCGGCACATCGCGATGCTGCTCGGCCGGGTCCTGGAGAAAGGCGCGGCCGGCGGCGTATTCAGGGCCGTGGACCCGACCGCGACCCCTTCCCTCCTGATCGGAATGGTCTGGGCCGCCGTGCTCAACCACTCGGAGGAAGTGCCCCCGGAGGCCCTCGCGGCTCTCATCGTTGACGTCTTCTTCCGCGGCACGCTGGGCCCGGGGAGCGGAGCCCAGTAGCTGGACTAGCAGGATGCCGAAAAGAGCCTCTCCCGCCCGCGTGTTCTCGCGCTCCGGAGCGAAGCGCTCCGAGCGCGGGCTTTGCCCGCGCAACCCCCTCGCGGGGGGAGGCTCGGAAGGGGCGGGTACCCGCGCCGAAGGCGTGGGTGGCCCCCCTCCGAGGAACTAGGATGGCGTTCCTCCGCAGACACCGCCTGGGCGCGGTTCTCCTGATCCTCACCATCGTGGTCGGGGGGCTCGTGGCCTTCCGTCTCAAAAATCAGCAGGCGCAGTCGGTCCCCCGCCCTCAGTTCGAGGTGGTCGTCGGGGTGGCGGCGCCCGTCCTGAAGGACGTCGAGGTCAAACTGGCCTACACCGCCGACGTGCTCCCGAACAAGCAGGTCGCGATTTTCTCCAAGGTGAGCGGCTACATCCGGAGGATCGGTGTCGAGCGAGGAGATCTCGTGAAGCCAGGGCAACTCCTGGTTGAGATCGAGGACGACGAGCTCCAGGCTGCCGCCGAGCAGGCCAGGGCCTCGGTGGCGACAGCCGAGGCGAACCTCCGGGTGGCCGAGTCGAACACGGTCGCCGCGCGGGCGGCAGTGCTCAGCCAGGAGGCCAACCTGGTGCGGGCGAAGGCTGTCCAGGAAAACGACTGGCGCAACTACCAGCGGCATCAGGACCTCCTGGACCGGGGGCTGATCTCAGCCATGGAGCGCGACAACGCCCGCACCGCCGCCGAGTCCTCCAAAGCCTCACTGGCTGCGGCCGATGCCCAGCTGGCCGTGGCGCGGAGCCAGGTCGAGACTCAGGAGAGCCAGGTCCATCTGGCCCGGGCCCAGCTCGACCGTGAACGCGCGGCCCTCAAGATCGCCCAGACCAACCTGGACAACGCCCGCATCACTGCGCCCTTCGCCGGGTACATCTCCCAGCGCAACCTGGACCCGGGCGCGTCGGTCAACGCCCAGGCCGCCGGCACCAACATCGCTTCTGTGGGAATCCTCATTCTCCAGAACATCGACACCGTCAAAGTCCAGGTGGAAATCCAGGAGCGCGACATCTCCCTGGTCGGGGTGGGCTCGACGGCCCGGGTCCTGGTGGACGCCTACCCGGGCAAGGTCTTCTCTGCAGGCGCGACGCGCGCCGTCCACGCCCTGGATCCCCGGACCCGCACCATGGGGCTCGAGATGGAGATCCAGAACCCGAACCACCTGCTCAAGCCCGGCATGTACGCTCGTGTGGAGCTCCTGGTGACCACCCACCCGGGAGCCCTCCTGGTCCCCGGGGAGGCGGTCAGGTTTGAGGACGGTGGGCCGGTGCTCTACCTGGTCCAGGACGGCACCGTGGTGCGCCGACCGGTGGCGGTGGGAGTCAGCGAAGGGACGCTGGTCGAGGTCACCCAGGGGCTCTCCGGCAACGAGGCGGTGATCGTCGAGGGCAAGGAGCTGGTTCGCGACGGCCAGAAGGTCCGCACCGTGCCCGTAAAGTAATCGCACCATGTGGCTCACCCTCCTCGCGCTCCGGAACGCCATCGCAGTCTTGATGGCCTCGGTCGCCACCGCCCTCCTGGGGTGGGTGGCCCTGACCCGTCTGCCCATCGATCTCTTCCCCAACATCAACCTCCCCATCATCAACATCGGCACAACCTACACCGGCGCGGGCGTGCCCGATGTGGAGAAAACCGTCACCTACCCCATCGAGAAGGCCGTCAGCGCGGTGAGCGACGTCCGGTTCGTCGAGTCCAAATCCCGCCAGGGGCTCTCGACGGTGCGGGTCTGGTTCAACTGGGGCGCCGACATCACCGCGGGCCAGACCGAGGTCATCCAGCGGATCCAGCAGATCCTCAACACGCTCCCGGCCGGAATCAAGCAGCCGTTCATCCTGCGTTTCGACCTCTCCAACATCCCCGTCTGCCTGATCACGGTCTCGGGCGGCGGGCTGGACGAAAAACAGCTCTACGACCTCGCCTACAACACCGTGGAGCCCCAGATCGAGCGGCTGCCCGGGGTCGCCTCGGCGTCGGTGGACGGCGGCAAGGTTCGTCAGATCACGGTCAACCTGAACCGGGACCTCCTCTACGCCAAGGGGATCTCGGTCCTGGACGTGGTCCGCGCTGTCAACGACTCCAACTTCCTCCTCCCCTCCGGGGAGATCAAGATCGGCAGGACCGACTACAACATCTTCACGAACAACCAGTTCCGGATCATCCAGCCGATGGAGTCGATCGTGGTGGCCCGTCCCGGCGCCGTGCCGATCCACATCAAGGACCTAGGCTACGTCGTGGACTCCCACGAAACCCAGACCTCGGTCGTCCGGGTCAACGGGGAGCGGGCCGTCTTCCTCCGGGTCAACAAGCAACCGGGGGCCAACACGGTCGGGGTGGTGGACGCGGTCAGGGACCTCATGCCCAAGCTCCTCGGGATCCCCCGGGGGGTCAACCTGAACCTCACCTTCGACCAGTCCCTCTACATCCGGCAGGCCATCGAGAGCCTCTGGCGCGAGGCGATCCAGGGCGCGGCCCTGGCCTTTCTGGTGATCTTCGTGTTCCTGCGGAGCCTCGTCTCAACGCTCATCATCTCCATCGCCATCCCGCTCTCTATCCTCCTGACGTTCATCAGCATGTACTTCCTGAACCAGACCCTGAACGTGTTCACGCTGGGAGGGCTGGCGCTCGCCGTCGGGCGGCTCGTCGACGACTCGATCGTGGAGCTGGAGAACATCAACCGGCACCTGAACATGGCCGGAACGTCGCGCCGCCAGGCGGTGCTGGACGCGGCGCGGGAGGTGGCCATGCCGATCTTCGTGGCCACCATCACCACGATCGTGGTCTTCCTCCCCACGATCTTTCTGGAGGGGCAGACCAAACTCCTCTTCATCCCCCTCACGTTCACCATCTCGTTTTCGCTCTTCGGCTCCTTCCTGGTGTCGCGGACCGTCACCCCGCTCCTGTCGCTCTACTGGCTGAAGCCGGTCCGTGACGTTCCTCCCGGATCGACGCAGCTCAGGGATCGGGTCTTCGGCTGGAGCCAGCGGTTCTTCGACGGCCTGGATGCCCGTTACCAGGGCGTCCTCGAATGGGCCCTCCGGCACCGGCGCACCGTCGTGATCTCCACGCTGGCGGCCTTTCTGGCGAGCCTGACCCTGGTGGCCACTCCCTACCTCGGGCTCCCCCCGCTCATCGGCACGGAGTTCTTCCCCCGCTCGGACGAGAGCCAGTTCCGGATCATCGTCCGCGCGCCGATCGGCACGCGGGTGGAGGAGACCGAGCGGATCGTGAAGCGCATGGAGGAGATCGTCCGCGCGAGCCTGAAGCCCGACGAGTACAAGGCCATCGTGTCCAACGTGGGGATCCCGCAGGGGCGGTCCGCCGTCTTCACGGCCAACACGGGCCCGCACTCGGCGCAGGTCCAGGTCTACCTGGCCACGCCGGACCAGCGGACGCGGAGCGACCGGGCGATCGTCAACGCCCTCCGGTCGAAGTTCGACAGCCAGTTCCCCGGGACCACCTACCACTTCAACCTGGGTGGGATCGTCTCCCGCGTCCTCAGCTTCGGAGCCGGGAACCCGATCGAGGTCGAGCAGCTCGGCTACGACCTTCCCACCGCCCAGGCCCTGTCCCGGGAGGTCGCGCGGGTCATGCGGGAGAGCGCCGGGGTTGCCGACGTCAACATCTCCCGCGAGGAAAACTACCCCCAGTTCGAGGTGATGGTGGATCGCCAGAAGGCTGCGGCCGCGGGTCTCTCCCAGCGCGACATCGCTCAGGCCACGCTCTTTTCCCTGAACAGCAATGCCCGCGTGAACCCGTCCATCTTCACGGATCCCGCCACCGGGAACCAGTACAACGTCGTAGTCCAGCTCGACGAGCCGTTCCGGAGCACCAAGGAGGACCTGGAGAAGCTCTTCGTCACGATCAACGGCAAACCCGTTCAGATCTCCACGATCGCCGAGATCCGCCAATCCACGGGGCCCGTCGAGATCGAGCGGAAGTACCAGCAGCGGCTGGTGCGGATCTCGGCCAACCCGGTGGGCCGGGACCTGGGGAGCATCTCGGAGGACCTCGAGGCCAAACTGACCCAAATGCCGCTGCCGCCGGGGTTCACGCTGAAGCTCGGGGGCCAGACCGAGCAGCAGCGCGAGGCCTTCGGCAGCCTCTTCTTCACCTCCCTCCTGGCGCTCATCCTCGTGTACATGGTGCTGGCGTCCCAGTTCCGCTCCCTGATGGACCCGTTCCTGATCATGTTCTCCGTCCCCATGGGCCTCATCGGGGTCCTCTGGGCCCTGTTTCTGACCAACACCACGCTCTCCACCACGTCCTTCATGGGGATCATCATGATGGTCGGGATCGTCGTCAGCAACGGCGTGCTCCTGGTGGAGTACACCAACGAGCTCCGGCGTCGCGGCGTGCCCCTCCACGAGGCTGTGCCGCTCGCCGGCCGCACCCGCCTCCGCCCGATCTTGATGACCACGCTGACCACGGTCGTCGGCCTGCTTCCCATGGCCCTGGCGTTCGGCGTCGGGACCGAGGCCAACGCGCCCCTGGCGCGGGCGGTCATCGGCGGGCTCCTGGTCTCCACGTTCTTCACCCTGGTGCTGATCCCGACCCTGTACGCTATGGTAGAGGAGCGGTTCCCGCGCACCATATGGTCCCAGGTGGAAGGAGATCGCGCATGATGAAGCTTCGAGGCCGGGCCCATCACCGACACGACACGCGAGGAGACCGCGAATGAGACACTCCCAGGCCGTCTGCCTCCTGCTGGTACTCATCCTGGCGATTTGCGGGCTCCTCCCTGTCCGGGAAGCGGATGCCCAGCAGCCCGCTCCGCCGCCAGCCCCGGAGAAGGTCCTCTCCCTGGAGGAGGCGATCGCCATCGCCCTGGCGACCGAGCCCAACATCCAGGCGCGCCTCCGCGACTACGAGGCGGCGCGCTTCCGCATCGACCAGGCGCTTGCCCCCGTCCTCCCCCAGCTCAGCGGCACCTGGACGGCCAACCGGCAGGAGAGCGAGTTTTTCTCCGGCAGCATCGGTGGAGCCGCGCCCCGTCCGAGGCCGCTCTTCAGCACCAACCAGACCGCCCTGGTCACGCTCTCCCAGATCCTCTTCGACTTCGGGAAAACCTTCGCCGCCACCGATGTCGCGCGCGCCCAGGCCGAGGTGTCGCGCCTCGACGCGGAAACCCAGAAGGACCTCGTGATCCTCGCCGTGAAGGAAGCCTATTTCACCCTCCTCTTCGGGAAGCGCCTGGTGACGGTGAACGCGGAGGCCGTGAAGCGGGCCGAGCTGAATCTTCGGAGCGCCCAGGGCTTCTTCCAGGTGGGAACGCGGCCGAAGTTCGACGTCACGCGGGCCGAGGTTGACCTGGCCAACGCCCAGGTCACGCTGATCCAGGCGCGCAACGCGGTGAGCCTGGCGCGCGTGGCGCTGAACACCGCCATGGGCATCAGCGTGGTCGCCCCGACGGAGGTCCAGGATATCCTCTCCTTCGAAGCGTACCCCGTGGACCAGGCCCAACTGATCCCCGAGGCCCTTCGGACGCGGTTCGAGTACCGGCGGGTCAACGCGCTCGTGACCTCGGCCGAGGCGTCCGTGCGCCAGGCGTTCCGGAACTTTTTCCCCGATGTCTCCGGCGCCGGCTCGTACGGAGGCACGTTCAGGAACCCCACGAGCCCGACCGACGACCTCGCCGAGATCTGGCAGCTCAGCGTCACGCTTAGCTGGTCGATCTTCGACGGCGGCAACCGCATCGCGCGCTACCAGGAAGCCAAGAAGAACGTGGAGGCGTCCCGCGCGCGTGTCCAGGCCCTCGAGCTCTCCATCGGGCAGGAAGTGGTCCAGGCGCACCTGAACCTCCAGGAAGCGCAGGAGCGGATCGCCGCGGCGAAGAAGGCCGTGGAGTCGGCCCAGGAGAACTTCCGCCTCGCCCAGGGCCGGTTCGACGCGGGCGTGGGGACCATCATCGAGCTGACCGACGCCCAGCTCGCGCTGACCCAGGCTCAGTCGACCGAGGCGAAGGCCCTGACCGACTATCGCATCGCCGTCTCCCGGCTCGAGCGTGCCCTGGGCCGGCGGTGAGAAGAGGGAGGAAGGGAGAGCCGTCAAACTGATGATGAGCCCGCGACAGTGCGCCGTGGTGGCCGTTCTCGCCCTGGGCGCTTCCCTGCTCGCCCAGGCCGAAGCCCAGGTCGTGCCGTTCTACGCGCCGGCGCCCGGAGCGTTAAGCACCTACGTGCTGGTGCCCCATGGGTCGGGATTCGTGTACGTCCCGCTCGACGCCTGGGGCAACCCCCTGAACCTGCCCGGCGTCCTCCCGGGGATGCCAGCGCCGGCAGTGCCAGGTGTCCCTCCGGTCCCGGCGACACCTTCAGCGCCGTCAGGGGTGGACCTGGGCTATCTCAGGATCGACGTCGAGCCGCGTGAGGCCGAGATTTACGTGGACGGGCAGCGGGCCGGGCGGGCGGGGCAGTTCGCAGGCCTCCAGGGATTTCTGAGCCTCGCGCCCGGAACCCACCGCGTTGACATCACTTTTCCAGGGTTCCTGCCGCTGACCACCGAGGTCCAGATCGCCCCGCGTCAGACCTACGCGATCCGGGGACAGCTCGCCCGCGACACTAACGCCCCGGCGCCCGCTCCCGGCGGAGGGGGTTATTACGTCGTCCCACCGGCGGGGCAGACGCCGACGCCCGCCCCGCAGGGAAGTGGGTATCACGTGGTCCCGAAACCGTGACGGCATGAGACGCCGCGCCCTCGTGCTCCTCGTGATCGTCGTCGCCGCTGCCGGCGCGCTGGGGGCCTACTTCTACACGCAGAGTCGGGGGAGCACCCCCCGGTACCGGCTCGCCAAGGTCGAGCGCGGGCCCCTCACGGCGACGGTCTCAGCCACGGGAACCCTGAACGCGGTCATCACCGTCCAGGTCGGTTCCCAGATCTCGGGCCAGATCAAGGAGCTCCAGGCCGACTTCAACTCCCAGGTGAAGAAGGGCCAGGTCATCGCGCGGATCGACGCCGAGATCTTCGAGGCCAAGGTCAGACAGGCCCAGGCCGAGCTCGAAGCCGCCCGGGCCGCGGTCCTGAACCAGCAGGCCCAGGTCGAGCGGGCGCGCGCCGACGTGGAGAACGCGCGGGCCGCGCAGGCCGGGGCCCGGGCCCAGACGGCGAAGGCTCAGGTGGCCATGCTGGACGCCAAACGCGACCTGGACCGGAAGAGCGACCTCCTGAGGCGAGAGCTGATCGCCCAGAGCGAGAAGGACACCGCCCAGGCTACCTACGACT
Coding sequences:
- a CDS encoding TetR/AcrR family transcriptional regulator, encoding MAPEPLAPWREKKRRHILEVASRIFSAHNYHAVSMDQVARRARVGKGTLYRYFDSKEDLYLALLDSALLLLTERLEEEEKAALPPDQTLARMVGAIVHTFSEHLASFRILNGDEARLMVRKRELFQARRRHIAMLLGRVLEKGAAGGVFRAVDPTATPSLLIGMVWAAVLNHSEEVPPEALAALIVDVFFRGTLGPGSGAQ
- a CDS encoding efflux RND transporter periplasmic adaptor subunit; this encodes MAFLRRHRLGAVLLILTIVVGGLVAFRLKNQQAQSVPRPQFEVVVGVAAPVLKDVEVKLAYTADVLPNKQVAIFSKVSGYIRRIGVERGDLVKPGQLLVEIEDDELQAAAEQARASVATAEANLRVAESNTVAARAAVLSQEANLVRAKAVQENDWRNYQRHQDLLDRGLISAMERDNARTAAESSKASLAAADAQLAVARSQVETQESQVHLARAQLDRERAALKIAQTNLDNARITAPFAGYISQRNLDPGASVNAQAAGTNIASVGILILQNIDTVKVQVEIQERDISLVGVGSTARVLVDAYPGKVFSAGATRAVHALDPRTRTMGLEMEIQNPNHLLKPGMYARVELLVTTHPGALLVPGEAVRFEDGGPVLYLVQDGTVVRRPVAVGVSEGTLVEVTQGLSGNEAVIVEGKELVRDGQKVRTVPVK
- a CDS encoding efflux RND transporter permease subunit; the protein is MWLTLLALRNAIAVLMASVATALLGWVALTRLPIDLFPNINLPIINIGTTYTGAGVPDVEKTVTYPIEKAVSAVSDVRFVESKSRQGLSTVRVWFNWGADITAGQTEVIQRIQQILNTLPAGIKQPFILRFDLSNIPVCLITVSGGGLDEKQLYDLAYNTVEPQIERLPGVASASVDGGKVRQITVNLNRDLLYAKGISVLDVVRAVNDSNFLLPSGEIKIGRTDYNIFTNNQFRIIQPMESIVVARPGAVPIHIKDLGYVVDSHETQTSVVRVNGERAVFLRVNKQPGANTVGVVDAVRDLMPKLLGIPRGVNLNLTFDQSLYIRQAIESLWREAIQGAALAFLVIFVFLRSLVSTLIISIAIPLSILLTFISMYFLNQTLNVFTLGGLALAVGRLVDDSIVELENINRHLNMAGTSRRQAVLDAAREVAMPIFVATITTIVVFLPTIFLEGQTKLLFIPLTFTISFSLFGSFLVSRTVTPLLSLYWLKPVRDVPPGSTQLRDRVFGWSQRFFDGLDARYQGVLEWALRHRRTVVISTLAAFLASLTLVATPYLGLPPLIGTEFFPRSDESQFRIIVRAPIGTRVEETERIVKRMEEIVRASLKPDEYKAIVSNVGIPQGRSAVFTANTGPHSAQVQVYLATPDQRTRSDRAIVNALRSKFDSQFPGTTYHFNLGGIVSRVLSFGAGNPIEVEQLGYDLPTAQALSREVARVMRESAGVADVNISREENYPQFEVMVDRQKAAAAGLSQRDIAQATLFSLNSNARVNPSIFTDPATGNQYNVVVQLDEPFRSTKEDLEKLFVTINGKPVQISTIAEIRQSTGPVEIERKYQQRLVRISANPVGRDLGSISEDLEAKLTQMPLPPGFTLKLGGQTEQQREAFGSLFFTSLLALILVYMVLASQFRSLMDPFLIMFSVPMGLIGVLWALFLTNTTLSTTSFMGIIMMVGIVVSNGVLLVEYTNELRRRGVPLHEAVPLAGRTRLRPILMTTLTTVVGLLPMALAFGVGTEANAPLARAVIGGLLVSTFFTLVLIPTLYAMVEERFPRTIWSQVEGDRA
- a CDS encoding TolC family protein, producing MRHSQAVCLLLVLILAICGLLPVREADAQQPAPPPAPEKVLSLEEAIAIALATEPNIQARLRDYEAARFRIDQALAPVLPQLSGTWTANRQESEFFSGSIGGAAPRPRPLFSTNQTALVTLSQILFDFGKTFAATDVARAQAEVSRLDAETQKDLVILAVKEAYFTLLFGKRLVTVNAEAVKRAELNLRSAQGFFQVGTRPKFDVTRAEVDLANAQVTLIQARNAVSLARVALNTAMGISVVAPTEVQDILSFEAYPVDQAQLIPEALRTRFEYRRVNALVTSAEASVRQAFRNFFPDVSGAGSYGGTFRNPTSPTDDLAEIWQLSVTLSWSIFDGGNRIARYQEAKKNVEASRARVQALELSIGQEVVQAHLNLQEAQERIAAAKKAVESAQENFRLAQGRFDAGVGTIIELTDAQLALTQAQSTEAKALTDYRIAVSRLERALGRR
- a CDS encoding PEGA domain-containing protein, with the translated sequence MMSPRQCAVVAVLALGASLLAQAEAQVVPFYAPAPGALSTYVLVPHGSGFVYVPLDAWGNPLNLPGVLPGMPAPAVPGVPPVPATPSAPSGVDLGYLRIDVEPREAEIYVDGQRAGRAGQFAGLQGFLSLAPGTHRVDITFPGFLPLTTEVQIAPRQTYAIRGQLARDTNAPAPAPGGGGYYVVPPAGQTPTPAPQGSGYHVVPKP